The window TTCCAGCCTGACAAGACGAGTTTGTTGCGGGGATCCGTGGTGTACTCTAGGCCTCCGAAGGTCATGATCTGACCCGAGGCGTAGTTCTTGATGGAGGCCAGATGGCCGGTCGAGTCGGCGCAGAAGATCATCTTGCGGAACACAAAAAGTTGGTCAGGGCATAAATGCTTGCGTGCCGTTGCCGCAGTTGACGTGCATatgagccatcgatccttctattGATCTCACGGCGGAACTCTCTATGAAAGCaccagtgtcggtgtcaaaactggtagacctcggggtagggggtcccgagctgtagATCTCGGACAGATGGTAACGGGAACAGAGAGACGATGTTTTACGCAGGTTCgtgccctcttgatggaggtaaaaccctatgtcctaCTCTTGTTTATATTGACATAGATGTATCGAGTACGGAGTTGATCTATCTCGAGATCGTAAGATGTGGTCTAACTCTGGGCTAGGTGAATGATATTACATTGATGTCCCCTCTACGGGCCAAACCCTATGACTTATATACCCGCCTGGTAGGGTATCTAGGGTTACAAGGTTGGTATCTAGGCACAAGGTGGCAGGAGAAATCTTGGAGTATACAGCAAGTCTTCAGTGAATGTAGTCTTGATCGCGCCTCCTGCGTACAGCCTCCGGAGTCCTTCTTGAGAATGAATGAGGGCCCATCGGCCCAATCCGAGGAACATGGGCCAACTAGGTTGGCACCCTCtaatccaggacaccgtcagtgtGTGTGTACAATGAGGTTGATGAGGTGGGTCCATTGGACCTAGCTCTCTTCGTGAAAGAGCTTAGCGACTTGCTCTCCATCTTGGAGGCGGCTATCCCTAGGTCAGGTAAGGCTATTGTGTGCCTCTTGACAGGAAAACTATCCAGGGCAATACCAAGAAGGTGGCAGTTCCCAGATCCAGGAAGTTCGCCAGAGTTTCCGCCGCTTCCCTTCCCCTCCGATCGCCGTCTTGGCATCGCAAGGGGGGAGCCTTGGTTTCTCGTTCGGGTGTGCTTAGTCCTAGGGTTTCTAGGTTTTTCATGTTTCCTCCGTCGATGTCATGGTGGAGCAGCTGCCGATGGTGTTATTAGGAATAATGGTCTCCCAGTCTGTGCTCCTGCTCGTTGGAGGTGTTGCTGGCACCGACGAGAGACTTGTGGAGTCCAAGCTGTTGGAGTGGCTTCGATCTGACGTTGCGTCTTGGCGCGGCGGTGGTGATGGGCTGCTCTTGGAGTGCTGCGGTTTTGGCTACGTTTGTTGTGTGCCAGGGATGTTTGTGAGGTTGACTGTGCGGTCATCGGGTTTCAGACTTTGCGAGTAGTCCACATGTGATACATTTCTAATGGTTTTTACCCGATTTTTTGTTAATTAACTCAGTAATTCTTTTCTGCTTGATTAATAGATGAGGCAACTGTTTTGCCTTTGTTTATAGAAAAAACTCCCAGCCCAAAAAGAAAAGGCACGCAAAGTTTAACAAAGAAGCCTCAAAGCTGTGGGGTACATACAGCTTACACATGTTCCCGCAGAAGGACCATGAGCGCACCGGGGTGGTGGATATGAGCCGTACGTGTCGGCGGTGGCCTCCCCAAATCCCAAATCCCACGTCCACGTGCGACGTGCCCCAGCCCAAAGTCACCATCCATAATGCGCCGTGGGCTGTAGCACCTGATTCCTGTTGTCGCCGCAACAAACACTGTTAGCTGTTCAATTGCCATCATCCCATCAATAGTGCATTATCCATCCGAGCAGGAGTAGTGTAGAAAAAGCAGAATAAACCGATGCCGGTTGGGCGGGTTAGATAGAGAAACAATGCACGATGCCGTTTTATTCCTACGCACCATCCATCCATGCGCCCCAGGAACGAGCTCTGCGGATTGGTGGGAAACGTCGGATCGATCATCAAGGAACAAAAGTTTCGACGGCCGGCCGGCGACCCGTTGACTCCGTGCGTGGTCCCCATGGACAATAGGAGCGCTCGATTTGGCCGCCCCGATCGATTCCGGCCACCAGACATGCCCCTTCTTTCCTTAAATTCCATTTGGCCACTTATAATGTTTGAGCGTTGGGCGACGTTGCATCGTATCTGTAGTTGCCCTCAGTCCACAGTATTGCCACCACTCTTCGTTTCTTTTAATGTGAATTGCCACCACTATTCACTCTTCAGCCAGGGCATATCTGGGTCGGTCTAGTGCGACTCGTCGTCAAGGCTCTTTCATGGGAAAAAACTCGTCTGGAGGGTATAATCGTAATTAAGCGACACTGGTCAGAAGGGAGTGGATGAGTAAAGGGAGGGAGCCGGAAAGAAACGGCCCCTACGTACACAAATCAATGCGGCCATCCATGATAAGTAGCTCGTCAGGGGAACCCATTGCGGCAGGCGGCAGCAGCAGCCATTGAATTGGCTCGCCAGACAAGCGCTGTGGCTAAACCCAGCACACAGAGagatagcagcagcagcaggccaTGGAGAACGGCGAGGGGGCGTACGCGCAGGACGGATCCGTCGACCTCCGCGGCAATCCCGTCCTCCGCTCCAAACGCGGCGGCTGGACCGCCTGCGCCTTCATCGTCGGTACGCGCGCGGCAACAGATTCTTGTCTACATAGTATACGTTCTTTTCACCGGCTTACTTGTTGCGTTCATGCCGTCgccgtcgtcggcggcggcggcgttgtTTGTGCAGTGTACGAGCTGTTCGAGAGGATGGCGTACTACGGGATCGCGTCCAACCTGGTGATGTACATGACCAACAGGCTGCACCAGGGGACGGTGGAAGCGTCCAACAACGTCACCAACTGGTCGGGCACCGTCTTCCTCACGCCCCTCATCGGGGCCGTCGTCGCCGACGCCTACCTGGGCCGCTACTGGACCTTCGTCGCCGGCTCCGCCATCTACCTCATGGTATTCTACGCACACGTACTACATTTCAGTCTTCATCCTCGCCTGTTCCAATCTTCCGAGATAGCCATTGCAGTTTTCTTGGGTGACGCAGCCGTACGTCTGACCCTCTTTCGCGTAGCAACAAAAACAATCGAGGAAAGTTGAAACTTGAGACCCATCCAAACTACGGGTCTAATAGATCTGACGAAACAAAATGGCGTCAACATGAAGCAACAGCAATGGGTCCTCTCGTACTTGACCGCAGGACCCGGGTTCAATAACTAACAAGGATCTATCTTTTGGACATGACATATGGGCATTAATACTCCCCCGTTTCTAAATATATTCAATACGGAcaacatacgaagcaaaataaatgaatctatactctaaaatatgtgtatatacATTTGTATGTAGTATGTATTAAAATATCTAAAAacgacttatatttagaaatgaGGGAGTAGTAGAATTGTTGGATTCTTGGTGCGACATTCAAAGCCAGCTGATACGGAAATAGCCAATGGGTCTCGCGTCACATTGCACCCGAATTGGAAAAAAAGTTTAAAAATATAAAAAAGAGTCCaaaaaatttgaaactttttATAACAAATATTTCCTTCATCCGACAATAAACGTTTTAGATTTTGGGACTGAGAGAGTATGACTTAGTGTAATACTCGCGTGAAAGTTTTGAAAGGTGGTACTCTAGAGGGGAAAAACAAAATCAATACGTAGTACTATATAAAAGTTACTGTTCATATCTTTTGGACTTGTGATATCATTTTGTTGAGGATACCACAAGAGTCATTCTTCTGCAAAACTTTCTGCACGAGTAATATGCTAGGTTATGTTTGTTACAAAAAAATCAGAAAGTGTTGAGTCCTTTTGActttttaaaaatattttttCAATTCGGGTGCAGTGGCCTCCATGTTACCCTTTTTCTTTTTTGGGGGGGTGACTGACTGTCACCCTTTTAACCAAGAGGCGGTATTTACTGCATAAAGAAGAAAAATAACGAAATGGTAGATCTGGATGAGTGTGGCTGTTGGTCCATCTATTTCATTTTAATTTTAGCAGGTAGTGAAATTCTACTACTGCCTCTGTTAGGATATAAATGACTTATTTTAGTTTAAATTTCAAAATTAAACTAAAACGATGTTAAATTTGAGATTTAAACTAGAACAAGTCACTTATTTCCGAACGGAGGTTGTATAAAATATTGTACGAGAATAATGAGATGAAAGTACTTTGTATGACCAAACTGAGCATCACATTGATGTCAAAAAAAGTGAGCACCACATTTGCACATGTCAAAAAAGTGTATGACTGATCAGAGTTCAAAAAATTGACTGTGTTAATTTAGTAGTACTCTCTCCGTTCACTACTATAAGATGTTTTGACTTTTTTTCTAAATTGAATGTATCTAGACACGTTTTAGTGTCGTTATTCATTTATTTCAGTCCATATATAGTCCATATTAAAATATACAAAACATCTTATAATAGTGAACGGACGGAGTAGTACATTTTAAATAGACATTAAAGTGTATATTTTGGTAATTTTTCTATGTGTATAGATCCAGGTTGATGAAACTATTCGACGTTAATGCGTTGCTCCCCTTTTGATTTGGCTTTAACCCTGGTTGTAGAAGCACAAATGCCATTCCTATAATATATACCGTCTAGTTGCCATAAGAATATTTTGGAGCCGTATTCACATTGGGTGGTTGTCCTTCCCTTTTCAAATATATGCCCTCCGTGAACTTTTATAAGACGTTTTAGCTAACCATGCCACAAAGACAAAGACAACTAAGAAAAAGGTGCAGATAGCTAGTGAACCCTTGAAAAAAGTTATAGATAATACATGACTGTGCAAATTTTTAGTAAAACATACGtaagaagtactccctccgtttactatTATAAGATGTGTTGATATTTTTTTGAATCGGATGTGTATAGATGCATTTTAACGTGTTTGTTCACTTATTTTAATCAGTATGTAGTTTGTATTAAAATATTCAAACCATCTTAGAatagtgaacggagggagtatttgttttAGCAGGGAGTGTTTCGATACCGAAAATGGAATGCACCAAGGGTATCACATATATTTTATCTTTTTATTTCACCGTCCTGCAGTTAAAAATCAGAAGCCATATGCTTCCAGTAGCAAATATtacatactccctctgtaaagaaatataaaagcgtttagacCATTATTTTGGGAGTACAAACAATATGCCCCCGCTCAAAACATAAAAAATACAAACATACGCAAATTCAGATGGCACGTCTAACGACAATCCCAAGCTCATAGTGTCACGTAGCATATGTCCCTATTCGAGTATTGTCAGTCTACTGTCAAATTTATCAGAAAAATCGAAATCTCCTGAAGAATTGCTGCACCATGCATGTGTTGTCAAAATTTATACTGTATCTGCTTTGACGTGGCTGAATTGCTGAACCGAACGCAGGGCATGATCCTGCTGACGCTGTCAGTCACCGTGCCGGCACTGAAACCGCCGGCGTGCgacggcgccagctgcccgcgcGCCTCGGCGCTGCAGCTGGGCGTCTACTTCGGCGGGCTGTACACCATCGCGCTGGGCCACGGCGGCACCAAGCCCAACATCTCCACCATCGGCGCCGACCAGTTCGACGACTTCGACCCGGCGGAGAAGCTGCACAAGCTCTCCTTCTTCAACTGGTGGATGTTCACCATCTTCCTGGGCATCCTCTTCTCCAGCACCGTCCTCGTCTACCTCCAGGACAACGTCAGCTGGACGGTCGGCTACGGCATCCCCACGCTCGGCCTACTGGCCTCCGTCGCCATCTTCCTCGCTGGCACGCCGCTGTACCGCCACAAGGCGCCACAGGGCAGTCCGTTCACGAGCATGGGAAGGGTGATCGCGGCGGCCGTGTGGAAGCGCGGCATGGCGCTGCCCGACGACGCCAAGGAGCTCCACGAGCTAGAGCTGGAGCACTACACGAGCAGGAGGAGGTTCCGCATGGACGCCACCGACTCCATGCGGTTCCTCAACAAGGCGGCGGTCAAGGTTAATCCCGGGGACGCCGACGGCGGGCTGGCGCCGCCCCGGCTTCCCCCGTGGACTCTGTGCACGATGACGCAGGTGGAGGAGACGAAGCAGATCGCTAAGCTTGTGCCGCTGCTATTCACCCTGGTCGTCCCGTGCACGCTCGTCGCGCAGGCGAACACGCTCTACGTCAAGCAGGGCGCGACGCTGGACCGGCGCCTGGGCGCGTTCCTGGTGCCCCCGGCGAGCCTCGGCGCGTTCATCACACTTACCATGCTCATCTGCGTCGCGCTCTACGACCGCGTCTTCGTGCCCGCCG is drawn from Aegilops tauschii subsp. strangulata cultivar AL8/78 chromosome 1, Aet v6.0, whole genome shotgun sequence and contains these coding sequences:
- the LOC109759668 gene encoding protein NRT1/ PTR FAMILY 5.2, yielding MENGEGAYAQDGSVDLRGNPVLRSKRGGWTACAFIVVYELFERMAYYGIASNLVMYMTNRLHQGTVEASNNVTNWSGTVFLTPLIGAVVADAYLGRYWTFVAGSAIYLMGMILLTLSVTVPALKPPACDGASCPRASALQLGVYFGGLYTIALGHGGTKPNISTIGADQFDDFDPAEKLHKLSFFNWWMFTIFLGILFSSTVLVYLQDNVSWTVGYGIPTLGLLASVAIFLAGTPLYRHKAPQGSPFTSMGRVIAAAVWKRGMALPDDAKELHELELEHYTSRRRFRMDATDSMRFLNKAAVKVNPGDADGGLAPPRLPPWTLCTMTQVEETKQIAKLVPLLFTLVVPCTLVAQANTLYVKQGATLDRRLGAFLVPPASLGAFITLTMLICVALYDRVFVPAVRRRTKNPRGITLLQRIGVGMLLQVVTMVITAGIENRRLSFARGHGPDAAGVLPLTIFVLLPQFVLLGAADALLVVGQVEFFYDQAPESMKSLGTAMSLIGYGAGNVLSSAILSLVGRVTAKRGNPWVTNNLNASRLDYYYALLTVLAAVNLSVFLALSVRYKYRSESRETIDVDVQGGPVRLNSEPAPVA